Proteins co-encoded in one Arachis hypogaea cultivar Tifrunner chromosome 13, arahy.Tifrunner.gnm2.J5K5, whole genome shotgun sequence genomic window:
- the LOC112737435 gene encoding LOW QUALITY PROTEIN: multiple C2 domain and transmembrane region protein 6-like (The sequence of the model RefSeq protein was modified relative to this genomic sequence to represent the inferred CDS: inserted 1 base in 1 codon) — protein sequence MMEKLVVEVLDASDLKPKDGEGSASPFVEISFDDQHQKTQTKHKDLNPQWNEKLLFNINDPRDLPNKTIEAVVYNDQKAGHHKKFLGRVRISGDTVPLSESEAGVQRYPLDKRGIFSNIKGEIALRIYAIHDPSPPPPPAPQPQPPQQHGGGGFEAEADEGTPLQEINTNTLDEEIMAGDADKKKNSKKKKEKEVRTFHSIGAEKPTPTAAPAPAPPPQPSPGVAVRADFAKSGPPNVMLMQIPKQNPEYSLVETSPPLAARLRYKVGDKISTTYDLVEPMHYLYVNVVKARDLPVMDITGSLDPYVEVKLGNYKGVTKHLEKNQHPVWKQIFAFSKERLQSNLLEVTVKDKDIAKDDFVGRVLFDLTEVPLRVPPDSPLAPQWYRLEDKKGYKVNNGEIMLAVWMGTQADESFPEAWHSDAHNVSHSNLANTRSKVYFSPKLYYLRLQVIEAQDLVPHDKGRAPEAVVRVQLGNQMRSTRTGPRGINPIWNDELMFVAAEPFEDFIIVTVEDKVGPNSMEILGREIISVRSVPPRNETSKLPDSRWHNLHRPSLVGEEETEKKKEKFSSKIHLRMCLEAGYHVLDESTPFSSDLQPSSKHLRKKNIGILELGILSARNLHPMKAKEGRTTDAYCVAKYGNKWVRTRTLLDTLSPRWNEQYTWEVYDPCTVITVGVFDNWHINGGGDARDQRIGKVRIRLSTLETDRVYTHYYPLLVLQPNGLKKNGELHLAVRFTCTAWVNMVAQYGRPLLPKMHYVQPIPVRHIDWLRHQAMQIVAARLSRAEPPLRREAVEYMLDVDYHMWSLRRSKANFFRIMSLLSGVTAVCKWLDDICTWRNPXTTCLVHVLFLILVCYPELILPTIFLYLFVIGIWNYRFRPRHPPHMDARLSQAETAHPDELDEEFDTFPTTKPSDIVRMRYDRLRSVAGRVQTVVGDLATQGERAQAILSWRDSRATAIFIIFSLIWAVFIYVTPFQVVAILVGLYMLRHPRFRSKMPSVPVNFFKRLPSKSDMMLY from the exons ATGATGGAGAAGCTGGTGGTGGAAGTACTTGATGCCAGTGACCTTAAGCCCAAAGATGGAGAAGGCTCAGCAAGCCCTTTTGTGGAAATATCCTTTGATGACCAACACCAGAAAACTCAAACCAAGCACAAGGACCTCAATCCTCAATGGAATGAGAAGCTTCTCTTCAATATCAATGATCCAAGAGATCTCCCTAACAAGACCATTGAAGCCGTCGTTTACAATGATCAGAAAGCCGGCCACCACAAGAAGTTCCTCGGAAGGGTGAGAATTTCCGGCGACACTGTTCCGTTATCGGAGTCTGAGGCCGGCGTACAGCGCTACCCGCTCGACAAGCGCGGCATCTTCTCCAATATCAAAGGAGAGATCGCTCTTAGAATTTATGCAATTCATGATccctctcctcctcctccacctGCCCCGCAACCGCAACCACCGCAACAACACGGAGGTGGTGGTTTTGAAGCTGAAGCAGATGAAGGGACTCCGTTGCAGGAAATAAACACCAATACGCTGGACGAGGAAATTATGGCGGGTGATGCCGACAAGAAGAAGAACagtaagaagaaaaaagagaaggaagTGAGGACTTTTCACTCCATAGGAGCTGAGAAACCTACACCTACAGCTGCTCCGGCTCCGGCTCCTCCTCCTCAGCCGTCACCAGGAGTGGCGGTGAGGGCGGACTTTGCAAAATCAGGTCCACCGAACGTGATGCTGATGCAGATCCCAAAGCAGAACCCGGAATATTCCTTGGTGGAAACAAGTCCTCCTCTGGCAGCGCGATTGCGGTACAAAGTAGGTGATAAAATATCAACCACCTATGATTTGGTGGAACCGATGCATTATTTGTATGTCAATGTGGTTAAGGCGAGAGATCTTCCTGTGATGGATATCACCGGAAGCCTTGATCCTTATGTAGAAGTCAAGCTTGGAAACtacaaaggtgttacaaagcatTTGGAGAAGAACCAGCACCCTGTTTGGAAGCAGATTTTTGCGTTCTCCAAGGAAAGACTGCAATCAAACTTGTTGGAAGTGACTGTGAAGGATAAGGATATTGCAAAGGATGATTTTGTTGGGAGAGTTTTGTTTGATCTGACCGAGGTTCCTCTTCGGGTGCCACCGGATAGCCCGCTTGCTCCTCAGTGGTACAGATTGGAAGACAAGAAAGGGTATAAAGTGAACAATGGCGAGATCATGCTCGCGGTTTGGATGGGAACTCAGGCTGATGAGTCTTTTCCGGAAGCCTGGCACTCTGATGCTCACAATGTCAGCCACTCGAACCTTGCCAACACGCGTTCCAAGGTTTACTTCTCGCCCAAGCTTTACTACCTTAGACTTCAAGTAATTGAGGCTCAGGATCTTGTGCCTCATGATAAAGGAAGAGCTCCGGAGGCTGTTGTGAGGGTACAACTTGGGAATCAGATGAGATCCACAAGGACTGGTCCAAGAGGGATTAACCCAATTTGGAATGATGAGCTTATGTTTGTGGCAGCAGAGCCCTTTGAGGATTTCATCATTGTCACGGTTGAAGACAAGGTAGGTCCAAACAGTATGGAAATATTGGGTAGGGAGATTATATCAGTGAGGAGTGTTCCGCCTCGGAACGAGACTAGCAAGCTCCCGGATTCCCGCTGGCACAATCTGCATAGGCCTTCTCTTGTTGGTGAGGAAGAGactgagaagaagaaggagaagtttTCCAGCAAGATTCATCTCCGGATGTGCCTTGAGGCCGGTTACCATGTGCTTGATGAGTCCACACCTTTCAGCAGCGACCTTCAGCCATCCTCTAAGCATTTAAGGAAGAAGAACATTGGAATTCTTGAACTTGGAATACTGAGTGCCCGGAATTTGCATCCTATGAAGGCCAAGGAGGGTAGGACTACTGATGCTTATTGCGTGGCTAAGTATGGCAACAAATGGGTTCGAACCAGAACGCTGCTCGATACTCTATCCCCTCGATGGAATGAGCAGTATACATGGGAAGTATATGATCCCTGCACTGTGATCACAGTAGGGGTTTTTGACAATTGGCATATTAATGGCGGTGGCGACGCGAGAGACCAGAGGATTGGGAAGGTAAGAATCCGGTTATCAACCTTAGAAACTGATAGAGTCTACACACACTATTACCCTCTGCTGGTTCTGCAACCTAATGGCCTCAAGAAGAATGGAGAGCTTCACTTGGCAGTTAGGTTCACCTGCACAGCATGGGTTAACATGGTAGCCCAATATGGAAGGCCTTTACTTCCTAAAATGCATTATGTCCAACCGATACCTGTTAGGCACATTGATTGGCTCCGCCACCAGGCCATGCAGATTGTGGCGGCACGGCTTAGCAGGGCGGAGCCACCACTCAGACGGGAAGCAGTCGAGTACATGCTCGACGTGGATTACCATATGTGGAGTCTCAGGAGAAGTAAAGCAAATTTTTTCCGCATAATGTCACTCCTCTCGGGTGTTACCGCCGTGTGTAAATGGCTTGATGATATCTGCACTTGGAGAAACC TGACAACTTGCCTTGTGCATGTATTGTTCTTGATCCTGGTTTGCTACCCAGAGTTGATATTGCCAACCATATTTCTCTACCTATTTGTGATTGGGATTTGGAATTACCGGTTCAGGCCAAGGCATCCTCCCCACATGGACGCAAGGCTTTCGCAAGCGGAGACTGCCCACCCAGACGAACTAGATGAGGAGTTCGACACATTCCCAACCACAAAGCCTTCAGATATTGTGAGAATGAGGTATGACAGGCTGCGGAGTGTGGCAGGGAGAGTGCAGACTGTGGTTGGAGATTTGGCCACTCAGGGAGAAAGAGCGCAGGCAATCTTGAGCTGGCGAGACTCGAGGGCCACCGCTATCTTCATAATCTTCTCCCTAATCTGGGCTGTTTTCATCTACGTAACTCCATTCCAAGTGGTGGCAATTCTTGTTGGCCTCTACATGCTGCGCCATCCACGCTTTAGGAGCAAGATGCCATCCGTTCCTGTTAATTTCTTCAAGAGACTACCTTCCAAATCAGATATGATGCTATACTGA
- the LOC112737436 gene encoding uncharacterized protein, with the protein MEDIEDLLIGTATGTPPGFRLPLAASVATKTNSNRRNPNQKQRTQLSTATPSPIPGTQTIYIKTFGCSHNQSDSEYMAGQLSAFGYSFSDNPDQADLWLINTCTVKSPSQSAMDTIIAKGKSSNKPLVVAGCVPQGNRGLKELEGISIVGVQQIDRVVEVVEETLKGHEVRLLTRKTLPALDLPKVRKNNFVEILPINVGCLGACTYCKTKHARGHLGSYTIDSLVGRVKSVIADGVREIWLSSEDTGAYGRDIGVNLPTLLNALVAELPPDASTMLRIGMTNPPFILEHLKEIAETLRHPCVYSFLHVPVQSGSDAVLTAMNREYTVGEFRTVVDTLMELVPGMQIATDIICGFPGETDEDFEQTVNLVKEYKFPQVHISQFYPRPGTPAARMKKVPSNVVKSRSRELTNVFEAFTPYTGMEGKVERIWISDIASDGVHLVGHTKGYIQVLVIAPDHMLGTSAIVKITSCGRWSVFGEVIDTLNLNQVRTNKASSKETPNQDAPSLCCSPASVGSSLQEPESCACGNDSCCAKSTHANSDNTSSDVVPQNQNGRNFIGWVLRKRKHLLHKRFDSSELGSVKKEHGSSRKWDFIDKALLGGISFSIFIIAVVVVAFSFRIWSQ; encoded by the exons ATGGAAGACATTGAAGATTTGCTTATTGGAACCGCAACCGGAACTCCACCGGGATTCCGGTTGCCGCTGGCTGCTTCTGTTGCAACAAAGACCAACTCCAATAGAAGGAATCCGAATCAGAAGCAAAGGACGCAACTCTCTACTGCAACTCCGTCTCCAATCCCTGGCACTCAG ACTATCTACATCAAGACCTTCGGATGCTCCCACAACCAg AGCGACAGTGAATACATGGCTGGTCAGCTATCTGCTTTTGGCTATTCCTTCTCTGATAATCCCGATCAAGCAGATCTCTGGCTCATCAACAC TTGTACGGTAAAGTCTCCAAGCCAATCTGCTATGGATACCATTATAGCCAAAGGAAAATCTTCAAACAAGCCGCTTGTTGTTGCGGGATGTGTCCCTCAGGGAAATCGAGGCTTGAAAGAGCTTGAGGGGATCAGCATTGTCGGGGTCCAGCAAATTGATCGCGTCGTTGAAGTTGTGGAGGAGACCTTAAAAGGTCATGAAGTCAGGCTCTTGACCCGCAAGACTTTGCCAGCACTTGACCTCCCTAAG gTTAGAAAGAACAATTTTGTTGAGATTCTTCCTATTAATGTTGGTTGTTTAGGTGCTTGCACTTATTGCAAGACAAAGCATGCTCGGGGTCACCTAGGTAGTTACACTATAGACAGCCTT GTAGGGCGTGTAAAATCCGTCATAGCTGATGGAGTTAGAGAGATCTGGCTGAGCAGTGAAGACACTGGAGCATATG GTCGTGATATTGGTGTCAATCTTCCAACTTTATTGAATGCTTTAGTAGCAGAACTCCCACCTGACGCAAGCACAATGTTACGTATTGGAATGACCAATCCACCCTTTATCCTTGAGCACTTGAAAGAGATAGCAGAGACTTTGCGGCATCCATGTGTGTACTCATTTTTGCATGTACCAGTTCAGTCTGGAAGTGATGCTGTTCTGACG GCAATGAATCGAGAATATACTGTGGGTGAGTTCAGGACTGTTGTAGATACCTTAATGGAGTTGGTGCCAGGGATGCAGATTGCCACTGACATAATATGTGGATTTCCTG GTGAAACTGATGAAGATTTTGAACAAACTGTTAACCTTGTTAAAGAGTACAAATTCCCTCAAGTTCATATTTCACAATTTTATCCTCGACCAG GGACCCCGGCTGCAAGGATGAAAAAGGTTCCAAGTAATGTGGTGAAGAGTAGAAGCCGTGAACTTACAAATGTCTTTGAAGCCTTCACACCATATACCGGGATGGAAGGCAAAGTGGAGAGAATTTGGATTTCTGACATTGCATCAGATGGAGTTCACTTG GTTGGTCATACGAAGGGATATATACAAGTTCTTGTAATTGCTCCAGACCATATGCTAGGTACTTCAGCTattgttaagataacatcctgtGGAAGGTGGTCAGTTTTTGGGGAAGTAATCGACACGCTCAACCTCAACCAAGTGAGGACTAATAAAGCTTCAAGCAAGGAGACTCCTAATCAAGATGCGCCTTCTCTATGCTGTAGCCCAGCCAGTGTTGGATCCTCCTTGCAAGAACCAGAATCTTGTGCTTGTGGAAACGATAGCTGCTGTGCTAAGAGTACTCACGCGAATAGTGATAACACGAGTAGCGATGTGGTGCCACAAAATCAGAACGGTAGAAATTTCATTGGGTGGGTACTGAGGAAGCGGAAGCATTTGCTCCACAAAAGGTTTGACAGCAGTGAGTTAGGTTCTGTTAAAAAGGAACATGGAAGCTCGAGGAAGTGGGACTTTATTGATAAGGCTCTTTTGGGTGGAATATCGTTTAGCATCTTCATTATTGCTGTAGTAGTAGTTGCCTTTAGTTTTAGGATATGGTCCCAATAA
- the LOC112737437 gene encoding phosphatidylinositol-3-phosphatase SAC1 isoform X1, translating into MMAKPENIELGVKKTGSSVYAQCNSAKVHPSNDPESDPDSLALEKFRLYETRARFYLIGSDRHKRFFRVLKIDRSEPSDLNISEDPVLYSPHEIKSLLQRIAEGNRATGGLTFVAKVFGIAGCIRFLESYYLILVTKRRQIGSICGHAIYSIRESQLITIPHVTIQSDVAHSKTEQRYKKLLSSVDLTKDFFFSYTYPIMQSLQKNVSTDPDGGMSYDNIFVWNAYLTQAIRSRCNNTIWTIALVHGHFRQARLSIFGRDFGVTLISRRSRHFAGTREGLKEEEQQTSYLKRGVNDRGRVANDVETEQIVLDEEAGSCKGKMSSVVQMRGSIPLFWSQEASRFSPKPDIILQRYDPTYQATKLHFEDLAKRYGNPIIVLNLIKTVEKRPREMMLRREFANAVGYLNQILPAENHLKFIHWDFHKFAKSKSANVLAVLGAVASEALELTGFYYSGKPTIIKRTNKSNRTSSGMDASLRDLRASSGDLTRIGTASEMLNSLVIRDRENDASHQNQKTSASGDAPRYQSGVLRTNCIDCLDRTNVAQYAYGLQALGRQLHAMGLTDVPKVDPDSSIAAALMDMYQSMGDALAQQYGGSAAHNTVFPERQGKWKATTQSREFLKSIKRYYSNAYTDGEKQDAINLFLGYFQPQEGKPALWELDSDYYLHVSGIGDDLIPESCCELNAKPAGSNGMTFTPIPACREDFCRIKLTSFDKLIEKTCSAIKNVRLCSEPDQRPGGVSGSSGVAPDAAEIQLKSPNWLFGQRKYEESSSAAKATTREIDIEGSQVNGFCNLNWLSSSSDMNEEDVFQRYLTMTSANEANGWYGGTLLGDQDESSEIYKHYADLCQGPSLELFQNDPEREQHYANALSTSSFEILNDGAIAVEMEAALKEYEHVGTDLGIIPTSCKFFADDPSWLTRWLIGEEKVPRVS; encoded by the exons ATGATGGCGAAACCGGAGAATATTGAATTGGGGGTCAAGAAGACGGGATCATCGGTCTACGCTCAATGCAATTCAGCAAAAGTGCACCCTTCCAATGATCCCGAATCGGATCCTGATTCCTTAGCCCTCGAGAAATTCAGGCTCTATGAAACCAGAGCG CGGTTCTACCTGATCGGGAGTGATCGCCACAAGAGGTTCTTCCGAGTACTGAAAATCGATCGATCAGAGCCCTCTGATCTGAATATCAGCGAAGACCCTGTCTTGTATTCCCCACATGAAATCAAAAGCCTCCTTCAGCGTATTGCCGAAGGCAATAGGGCCACCGGCGGCCTCACTTTCGTCGCCAAGGTCTTTGGAATTGCCG GGTGCATTAGGTTTCTGGAATCctattatttgattcttgttacTAAGCGTAGACAAATTGGTTCCATATGTGGTCATGCTATCTATAGCATCAGAGAAAGTCAATTGATTACAATTCCGCATGTTACAATTCAATCTGACGTAGCTCACTCTAAAACTGAGCAAAG GTACAAAAAGCTTCTCTCCAGTGTCGATTTGACGAAGGACTTCTTTTTTAGTTACACTTACCCTATTATGCAAAGTTTGCAAAAGAATGTCTCGACTGATCCAGATGGAGGGATGTCGTATGATAATATTTTCGTTTGGAATGCTTATTTAACACAAGCAATCAGATCAAGATGCAACAACACCATTTGGACCATAGCTTTAGTTCATGGCCATTTTAGGCAG GCTCGCCTATCAATCTTTGGAAGGGACTTCGGTGTTACCTTGATTTCTAGACGTTCTAGACATTTTGCAGGCACACG GGAAGGATTGAAGGAGGAGGAGCAACAAACCAG TTACTTGAAAAGGGGGGTGAATGACCGCGGGAGAGTTGCTAATGATGTTGAGACAGAGCAGATTGTCCTTGATGAAGAAGCTGGCTCTTGCAAGGGTAAAATGAGTTCAGTTGTGCAAATGCGAGGGTCAATACCACTTTTCTGGTCACAAGAAGCTTCGAGATTTAGCCCTAAGCCTGACATAATCT TGCAGAGGTATGATCCAACATATCAGGCAACAAAATTACATTTTGAAGATCTTGCTAAGAGATATGGCAATCCGATTATTGTGCTTAATTTGATTAAG ACAGTTGAGAAACGACCTCGAGAAATGATGCTTAGGCGTGAATTTGCAAATGCTGTTGGGTATCTGAACCAAATTCTACCTGCGGAAAATCATCTTAAATTTATTCACTGGGACTTTCacaagtttgcaaagag CAAGTCCGCCAATGTTTTGGCAGTTTTAGGAGCTGTAGCAAGCGAAGCACTTGAATTAACAGGCTTTTACTACAGTGGTAAACCCACCATCATAAAGAGGACCAACAAGAGCAACAGAACAAGTTCAGGGAT GGATGCTTCACTTAGAGATCTTAGAGCTAGTTCTGGTGACCTTACAAGAATTGGAACTGCAAGTGAAATGCTAAATTCTCTGGTCATTCGAGACAGAGAAAATGATGCGAGCCATCAGAACCAAAAGACGAGTGCTAGTGGTGATGCACCACGCTATCAGAGTGGAGTTCTACGTACCAACTGCATTGATTGCTTGGACCGTACAAATGTTGCCCAGTATGCTTATGGACTTCAAGCTTTAGGACGCCAGCTCCATGCAATGGGTTTGACTGATGTGCCAAAAGTGGATCCTGATAGTAGTATTGCTGCTGCACTAATGGACATGTATCAAAGTATGGGAGATGCACTTGCACAGCAATATGGCGGTTCTGCAGCTCACAATACT GTGTTTCCTGAAAGGCAGGGAAAATGGAAAGCAACAACACAATCAAGGGAGTTTTTAAAATCTATAAAACGATACTATAGCAATGCATATACTGATGGTGAAAAACAAGATGCAATAAACTT ATTTTTAGGTTACTTCCAACCACAGGAAGGGAAACCTGCTCTGTGGGAGCTTGATTCGGATTATTATCTCCATGTATCTGGTATTGGGGATGATCTGATTCCTGAGAGTTG TTGTGAACTGAATGCCAAGCCTGCCGGAAGTAATGGAATGACATTCACACCTATACCAGCTTGCAGAGAAGACTTCTGCCGCATAAAATTGACTTCATTTGACAAGTTGATTGAAAAGACCTGTAGCGCCATTAAAAATGTAAGGCTTTGCAGTGAACCTGATCAAAGACCAGGTGGTGTCTCTGGAAGCAGCGGTGTTGCACCTGATGCAGC TGAGATACAACTTAAAAGCCCCAATTGGCTTTTTGGCCAGAGAAAGTATGAAGAAAGCTCCTCTGCTGCAAAAGCTACTACTCGTGAAATTGACATTGAAGGATCTCAGGTTAATGGCTTTTGCAACTTGAATTGGCTTTCATCTAGCAGTGATATGAATGAAGAGGATGTTTTTCAAAG GTACCTCACAATGACCTCGGCGAATGAGGCCAACGGCTGGTATGGAGGTACCCTCCTTGGTGATCAAGATGAAAGCAGTGAGATATATAAACATTATGCTGATCTGTGCCAG GGACCTTCATTGGAACTCTTCCAAAATGACCCAGAGAGAGAGCAACACTATGCAAATGCTTTGAGCACAAGTTCATTTGAAATTCTAAATGATGGTGCCATTGCCGTGGAAATGGAAGCAGCTCTAAAGGAGTATGAACATGTTGGGACTGACCTTGGAATCATTCCCACATCTTGTAAATTCTTCGCTGATGATCCAAGCTGGTTGACCAGATGGTTAATTGGGGAAGAAAAAGTACCTAGGGTATCGTGA
- the LOC112737437 gene encoding phosphatidylinositol-3-phosphatase SAC1 isoform X2 — MMAKPENIELGVKKTGSSVYAQCNSAKVHPSNDPESDPDSLALEKFRLYETRARFYLIGSDRHKRFFRVLKIDRSEPSDLNISEDPVLYSPHEIKSLLQRIAEGNRATGGLTFVAKVFGIAGCIRFLESYYLILVTKRRQIGSICGHAIYSIRESQLITIPHVTIQSDVAHSKTEQRYKKLLSSVDLTKDFFFSYTYPIMQSLQKNVSTDPDGGMSYDNIFVWNAYLTQAIRSRCNNTIWTIALVHGHFRQARLSIFGRDFGVTLISRRSRHFAGTRYLKRGVNDRGRVANDVETEQIVLDEEAGSCKGKMSSVVQMRGSIPLFWSQEASRFSPKPDIILQRYDPTYQATKLHFEDLAKRYGNPIIVLNLIKTVEKRPREMMLRREFANAVGYLNQILPAENHLKFIHWDFHKFAKSKSANVLAVLGAVASEALELTGFYYSGKPTIIKRTNKSNRTSSGMDASLRDLRASSGDLTRIGTASEMLNSLVIRDRENDASHQNQKTSASGDAPRYQSGVLRTNCIDCLDRTNVAQYAYGLQALGRQLHAMGLTDVPKVDPDSSIAAALMDMYQSMGDALAQQYGGSAAHNTVFPERQGKWKATTQSREFLKSIKRYYSNAYTDGEKQDAINLFLGYFQPQEGKPALWELDSDYYLHVSGIGDDLIPESCCELNAKPAGSNGMTFTPIPACREDFCRIKLTSFDKLIEKTCSAIKNVRLCSEPDQRPGGVSGSSGVAPDAAEIQLKSPNWLFGQRKYEESSSAAKATTREIDIEGSQVNGFCNLNWLSSSSDMNEEDVFQRYLTMTSANEANGWYGGTLLGDQDESSEIYKHYADLCQGPSLELFQNDPEREQHYANALSTSSFEILNDGAIAVEMEAALKEYEHVGTDLGIIPTSCKFFADDPSWLTRWLIGEEKVPRVS; from the exons ATGATGGCGAAACCGGAGAATATTGAATTGGGGGTCAAGAAGACGGGATCATCGGTCTACGCTCAATGCAATTCAGCAAAAGTGCACCCTTCCAATGATCCCGAATCGGATCCTGATTCCTTAGCCCTCGAGAAATTCAGGCTCTATGAAACCAGAGCG CGGTTCTACCTGATCGGGAGTGATCGCCACAAGAGGTTCTTCCGAGTACTGAAAATCGATCGATCAGAGCCCTCTGATCTGAATATCAGCGAAGACCCTGTCTTGTATTCCCCACATGAAATCAAAAGCCTCCTTCAGCGTATTGCCGAAGGCAATAGGGCCACCGGCGGCCTCACTTTCGTCGCCAAGGTCTTTGGAATTGCCG GGTGCATTAGGTTTCTGGAATCctattatttgattcttgttacTAAGCGTAGACAAATTGGTTCCATATGTGGTCATGCTATCTATAGCATCAGAGAAAGTCAATTGATTACAATTCCGCATGTTACAATTCAATCTGACGTAGCTCACTCTAAAACTGAGCAAAG GTACAAAAAGCTTCTCTCCAGTGTCGATTTGACGAAGGACTTCTTTTTTAGTTACACTTACCCTATTATGCAAAGTTTGCAAAAGAATGTCTCGACTGATCCAGATGGAGGGATGTCGTATGATAATATTTTCGTTTGGAATGCTTATTTAACACAAGCAATCAGATCAAGATGCAACAACACCATTTGGACCATAGCTTTAGTTCATGGCCATTTTAGGCAG GCTCGCCTATCAATCTTTGGAAGGGACTTCGGTGTTACCTTGATTTCTAGACGTTCTAGACATTTTGCAGGCACACG TTACTTGAAAAGGGGGGTGAATGACCGCGGGAGAGTTGCTAATGATGTTGAGACAGAGCAGATTGTCCTTGATGAAGAAGCTGGCTCTTGCAAGGGTAAAATGAGTTCAGTTGTGCAAATGCGAGGGTCAATACCACTTTTCTGGTCACAAGAAGCTTCGAGATTTAGCCCTAAGCCTGACATAATCT TGCAGAGGTATGATCCAACATATCAGGCAACAAAATTACATTTTGAAGATCTTGCTAAGAGATATGGCAATCCGATTATTGTGCTTAATTTGATTAAG ACAGTTGAGAAACGACCTCGAGAAATGATGCTTAGGCGTGAATTTGCAAATGCTGTTGGGTATCTGAACCAAATTCTACCTGCGGAAAATCATCTTAAATTTATTCACTGGGACTTTCacaagtttgcaaagag CAAGTCCGCCAATGTTTTGGCAGTTTTAGGAGCTGTAGCAAGCGAAGCACTTGAATTAACAGGCTTTTACTACAGTGGTAAACCCACCATCATAAAGAGGACCAACAAGAGCAACAGAACAAGTTCAGGGAT GGATGCTTCACTTAGAGATCTTAGAGCTAGTTCTGGTGACCTTACAAGAATTGGAACTGCAAGTGAAATGCTAAATTCTCTGGTCATTCGAGACAGAGAAAATGATGCGAGCCATCAGAACCAAAAGACGAGTGCTAGTGGTGATGCACCACGCTATCAGAGTGGAGTTCTACGTACCAACTGCATTGATTGCTTGGACCGTACAAATGTTGCCCAGTATGCTTATGGACTTCAAGCTTTAGGACGCCAGCTCCATGCAATGGGTTTGACTGATGTGCCAAAAGTGGATCCTGATAGTAGTATTGCTGCTGCACTAATGGACATGTATCAAAGTATGGGAGATGCACTTGCACAGCAATATGGCGGTTCTGCAGCTCACAATACT GTGTTTCCTGAAAGGCAGGGAAAATGGAAAGCAACAACACAATCAAGGGAGTTTTTAAAATCTATAAAACGATACTATAGCAATGCATATACTGATGGTGAAAAACAAGATGCAATAAACTT ATTTTTAGGTTACTTCCAACCACAGGAAGGGAAACCTGCTCTGTGGGAGCTTGATTCGGATTATTATCTCCATGTATCTGGTATTGGGGATGATCTGATTCCTGAGAGTTG TTGTGAACTGAATGCCAAGCCTGCCGGAAGTAATGGAATGACATTCACACCTATACCAGCTTGCAGAGAAGACTTCTGCCGCATAAAATTGACTTCATTTGACAAGTTGATTGAAAAGACCTGTAGCGCCATTAAAAATGTAAGGCTTTGCAGTGAACCTGATCAAAGACCAGGTGGTGTCTCTGGAAGCAGCGGTGTTGCACCTGATGCAGC TGAGATACAACTTAAAAGCCCCAATTGGCTTTTTGGCCAGAGAAAGTATGAAGAAAGCTCCTCTGCTGCAAAAGCTACTACTCGTGAAATTGACATTGAAGGATCTCAGGTTAATGGCTTTTGCAACTTGAATTGGCTTTCATCTAGCAGTGATATGAATGAAGAGGATGTTTTTCAAAG GTACCTCACAATGACCTCGGCGAATGAGGCCAACGGCTGGTATGGAGGTACCCTCCTTGGTGATCAAGATGAAAGCAGTGAGATATATAAACATTATGCTGATCTGTGCCAG GGACCTTCATTGGAACTCTTCCAAAATGACCCAGAGAGAGAGCAACACTATGCAAATGCTTTGAGCACAAGTTCATTTGAAATTCTAAATGATGGTGCCATTGCCGTGGAAATGGAAGCAGCTCTAAAGGAGTATGAACATGTTGGGACTGACCTTGGAATCATTCCCACATCTTGTAAATTCTTCGCTGATGATCCAAGCTGGTTGACCAGATGGTTAATTGGGGAAGAAAAAGTACCTAGGGTATCGTGA
- the LOC112735782 gene encoding uncharacterized protein: protein MSHISVHCCNNFSLAGPQAFTATRRCITTSFAAKSGGFSLNSILKGCETCSGKGAIECPGCKGTGKNKKNGNIFERWKCFDCQGFGLKSCPSCGKGGLTPEQRGER, encoded by the exons ATGTCACATATCTCTGTCCACTGCTGTAACAACTTCAGCTTGGCTGGTCCCCAAGCATTCACAGCCACCAGAAGATGCATCACAACATCCTTTGCTGCTAAATCTGGAGGATTTTCACTTAATTCC ATACTTAAAGGTTGTGAAACCTGTAGCGGAAAAGGAGCCATCGAATGCCCTGGATGTAAG GGGACGGGAAAGAATAAGAAGAATGGGAATATATTTGAAAGATGGAA ATGTTTTGACTGTCAAGGATTCGGGCTAAAGAGTTGCCCCAGCTGCGGAAAGGGAGGGTTGACGCCGGAACAGAGAGGAGAAAGATAG